Proteins encoded in a region of the Solanum dulcamara chromosome 9, daSolDulc1.2, whole genome shotgun sequence genome:
- the LOC129903087 gene encoding RING-H2 finger protein ATL57 isoform X1 has translation MRRVLLQYSSPEILHSSISSSDPTITFHPMNDSAAATAIGRPFKFSAPFDSSMGLTILVLLTALFFMGFFSIYIRHFAGDTTTSASDERRRRNQSPSSSSSAAPRLSCRKGMDPSTVQSLPLISYGGAAKHLIEDCPICLTEFEVSELVRLIPYCRHVFHQQCLDTWLASHVTCPLCRSTQFFKEVDEVCLDIVDVRNENGVSERSTVQECDTCRSIRRSCSSSDLGSRVTLHRSASF, from the exons CTCTTCAATAAGTTCATCAGATCCAACAATTACTTTCCACCCTATGAATGATTCTGCTGCTGCTACAGCAATTGGAAGACCATTTAAGTTTTCTGCACCTTTCGATTCATCAATGGGGTTAACGATTCTCGTACTTCTTACTGCTCTGTTTTTCATGGGTTTTTTCTCTATTTACATACGTCACTTCGCCGGAGATACAACTACTTCTGCTTCCGATGAACGACGCCGGAGAAATCAATCTCCGTCATCGTCTTCCTCAGCGGCGCCCAGGTT GTCATGCCGAAAAGGGATGGACCCATCGACGGTGCAGTCACTGCCGTTGATTTCTTACGGTGGAGCCGCGAAGCACTTGATCGAAGACTGTCCGATTTGTTTAACTGAGTTCGAGGTGAGTGAACTCGTTCGACTCATTCCGTACTGTCGTCACGTGTTCCATCAACAGTGTCTTGACACGTGGCTAGCATCGCACGTGACTTGTCCACTCTGTCGGTCCACGCAGTTTTTCAAGGAGGTGGATGAGGTTTGTTTGGATATAGTTGATGTAAGAAATGAGAATGGTGTGAGTGAAAGATCAACGGTTCAGGAGTGTGACACGTGTAGGAGCATTAGGAGATCATGTAGCTCTTCAGATTTGGGGAGTAGAGTAACATTGCATAGAAGTGCAAGTttctga
- the LOC129902701 gene encoding uncharacterized protein LOC129902701 — MAVAGLHNISTFGSSLFIESQSSVSRQRGEHDRPRTRASSIRQMWRELEGEHVVSNSYGPTRDRQRSQRNDGGVNDEDQNQRCTSQSHTELDNYFDDGRSISSDQSSDLGEVERERVRQIIQEWMHTGAKNHSSPLSVSHVNNCSKAQCVRTSIYQSGTSSPRDEVAAEIGSQFEQVRDGLLVDHSQHGERKALRRLCGRQALIDLLMRSQRERESELKGLLECKPVSDFAYRNRIQSLLRGRFLRNDSLTNDERAASNAASELCLLRRRHTVSDLREEILSRLDDTVRSSTSNMQPSSPKDIFQPSQSNSEQEVIDECYDQSELINEEREINGSHANSTSTIREHVNHQYNIDQIAETSEQDGEDEDHERVTSNLELSNSLPERQINGNRDMMENAGDGGLQEEHATFHDNDATQSEASDFNVVVYGHFRDLDRNIFEDYDWEGSSAQAEELHEFIAEPEESDLEQAEEPEELVTEHEESESQHLYADQNEWIDDATENMGRNLPEGTPNQSYPESLDDGIEEQNHTEEPHDEWHEEASDDWFDTPSGQDDGSIGRVDTFYIPDDDNVYSIELRELLSRRRVSNLLRSSFRESLNQLIQSYVERQGNASFDWDMDGTSSYPSDAEQEQQQENVIQEGPQINMEGNRFAMAPPPEAPSQPNWNRITEHQTLRRQSSHQRLGESEWDIINELKIDMAVLHQRMNDMQRMLQTCTEMQVELQRSVRQEVSAALNRSAGSTDVDVCGDGLLNDESKWDKVRKGICCLCCNNNIDSLLYRCGHMCTCSNCAEKLVHEKAKCPMCLAPVVEVIRAFSIQ; from the exons ATGGCTGTTGCTGGTTTGCATAATATTTCTACATTTGGTTCTTCTTTATTTATTGAGTCTCAGTCCTCAGTGTCGAGGCAGCGGGGTGAACATGATAGACCGAGAACTCGAGCATCATCTATTCGACAGATGTGGAGGGAGCTTGAGGGTGAGCATGTGGTGAGTAATTCCTATGGCCCTACCAGAGATAGGCAGAGATCACAGAGGAATGATGGTGGTGTCAATGATGAGGATCAGAATCAAAGGTGTACATCTCAAAGCCATACCGAGTTGGATAATTACTTTGATGATGGCCGAAGCATTAGCTCAGATCAATCTAGTGATCTTGGGGAGGTTGAACGCGAAAGAGTGAGGCAAATTATTCAGGAATGGATGCACACCGGTGCGAAGAATCATTCATCGCCATTGAGTGTGTCACATGTGAACAACTGTTCTAAGGCACAGTGTGTGCGAACGAGTATTTATCAGAGTGGCACAAGTTCTCCTAGAGATGAAGTTGCTGCTGAAATTGGTTCCCAATTTGAACAAGTACGTGATGGGTTGTTGGTCGATCATTCACAACATGGAGAGAGAAAGGCGTTACGCAGACTCTGTGGTAGACAAGCTCTTATTGATTTACTGATGAGATCTCAAAGGGAAAGGGAAAGTGAACTAAAGGGATTGTTGGAGTGTAAGCCTGTATCAGACTTTGCCTATCGCAATCGGATTCAG TCATTACTCCGGGGAAGGTTTCTACGAAATGATAGCTTGACCAATGATGAAAGAGCTGCTTCAAATGCAGCAAGTGAACTGTGCTTACTGAGGCGAAGACATACTGTGTCTGATTTAAG GGAAGAAATTTTGTCCAGATTGGACGATACTGTGCGTAGTTCGACTAGTAATATGCAGCCGTCTTCTCCGAAGGATATCTTTCAACCATCTCAGTCAAATAGTGAACAAGAGGTAATAGACGAATGCTACGATCAGTCTGAACTTATCAACGAAGAGAGAGAGATCAATGGATCTCATGCGAACTCAACAAGCACTATTCGTGAGCATGTGAATCATCAGTATAACATTGACCAAATAGCTGAAACATCAGAACAAGATGGAGAAGATGAGGATCATGAGCGAGTCACGTCAAATTTGGAGTTATCTAATAGTTTACCTGAAAGACAAATTAACGGGAATAGAGACATGATGGAAAATGCTGGTGATGGAGGGTTGCAGGAAGAACATGCAACCTTCCATGACAATGATGCAACACAGAGTGAGGCAAGTGATTTTAATGTGGTCGTATATGGTCATTTTCGTGATTTGGATAGAAATATCTTTGAAGATTATGACTGGGAAGGTTCATCAGCTCAGGCGGAGGAGCTACATGAATTTATTGCGGAGCCCGAAGAAAGTGATTTAGAGCAAGCGGAAGAGCCAGAGGAATTAGTAACAGAACATGAGGAAAGTGAGTCACAGCATTTGTATGCTGATCAGAATGAATGGATAGATGATGCGACAGAAAACATGGGTAGAAATTTGCCGGAAGGGACGCCTAATCAATCTTATCCAGAAAGTTTGGATGATGGCATTGAAGAACAAAACCATACCGAAGAACCACATGATGAGTGGCATGAAGAGGCAAGTGATGACTGGTTTGACACGCCTTCCGGTCAGGATGATGGATCCATCGGAAGGGTTGATACATTTTATATACCGGATGATGACAATGTTTATAGCATTGAACTTCGAGAACTGCTAAGCAG GAGGCGCGTCTCTAATCTGCTTCGTAGCAGTTTCCGTGAAAGTCTAAACCAGCTGATACAATCTTATGTTGAAAGACAAGGTAATGCTTCTTTTGACTGGGATATGGATGGAACTTCCTCATACCCCTCTGATGCAGAGCAGGAGCAACAGCAGGAGAATGTAATTCAAGAAGGGCCTCAGATAAATATGGAGGGAAATCGCTTTGCTATGGCTCCACCTCCAGAGGCACCTTCTCAGCCAAATTGGAATCGGATAACTGAGCATCAGACTTTGCGTCGCCAAAGTTCACATCAGCGCTTGGGAGAATCA GAGTgggatatcatcaatgaactgAAGATTGACATGGCTGTGCTTCATCAGCGGATGAACGATATGCAAAGGATGCTTCAAACATGCACGGAAATGCAAGTTGAGCTGCAGAGGTCGGTCCGTCAAGAAGTTTCTGCTGCCCTAAATCGATCTGCTGGTTCAACAG ATGTGGATGTTTGTGGTGATGGTTTGCTGAACGATGAATCCAAATGGGATAAAGTGAGAAAAGGAATATGTTGCTTATGTTGTAATAACAATATCGATTCATTACTGTACAG GTGTGGCCACATGTGCACATGTTCAAACTGTGCAGAAAAATTGGTCCATGAAAAAGCAAAATGCCCAATGTGTCTGGCACCAGTGGTCGAGGTTATCCGAGCTTTCTCTATACAGTAA
- the LOC129903087 gene encoding RING-H2 finger protein ATL57 isoform X2: protein MRRVLLQYSSPEILHSSISSSDPTITFHPMNDSAAATAIGRPFKFSAPFDSSMGLTILVLLTALFFMGFFSIYIRHFAGDTTTSASDERRRRNQSPSSSSSAAPRSCRKGMDPSTVQSLPLISYGGAAKHLIEDCPICLTEFEVSELVRLIPYCRHVFHQQCLDTWLASHVTCPLCRSTQFFKEVDEVCLDIVDVRNENGVSERSTVQECDTCRSIRRSCSSSDLGSRVTLHRSASF, encoded by the exons CTCTTCAATAAGTTCATCAGATCCAACAATTACTTTCCACCCTATGAATGATTCTGCTGCTGCTACAGCAATTGGAAGACCATTTAAGTTTTCTGCACCTTTCGATTCATCAATGGGGTTAACGATTCTCGTACTTCTTACTGCTCTGTTTTTCATGGGTTTTTTCTCTATTTACATACGTCACTTCGCCGGAGATACAACTACTTCTGCTTCCGATGAACGACGCCGGAGAAATCAATCTCCGTCATCGTCTTCCTCAGCGGCGCCCAG GTCATGCCGAAAAGGGATGGACCCATCGACGGTGCAGTCACTGCCGTTGATTTCTTACGGTGGAGCCGCGAAGCACTTGATCGAAGACTGTCCGATTTGTTTAACTGAGTTCGAGGTGAGTGAACTCGTTCGACTCATTCCGTACTGTCGTCACGTGTTCCATCAACAGTGTCTTGACACGTGGCTAGCATCGCACGTGACTTGTCCACTCTGTCGGTCCACGCAGTTTTTCAAGGAGGTGGATGAGGTTTGTTTGGATATAGTTGATGTAAGAAATGAGAATGGTGTGAGTGAAAGATCAACGGTTCAGGAGTGTGACACGTGTAGGAGCATTAGGAGATCATGTAGCTCTTCAGATTTGGGGAGTAGAGTAACATTGCATAGAAGTGCAAGTttctga